The Nomia melanderi isolate GNS246 chromosome 3, iyNomMela1, whole genome shotgun sequence genomic interval aacaagAAGTAAAAGTGTATATATacctttataatatatattgtatgttttaCACATTATTTATCCTTTGTAATTAcagaaacataataaataatattgtattaacaatttatatatgagatgaataacatttatatacgTAActaacatacatatatgtatatataaatatcgtttatttaatatcatttacaataaatgtttttacaagattgtaatgatataaatatCGTAACATCTAAAAGTCTTACAaccaatataaataaaatatgtaatattttacagtGATGTAATATAATGGCAATTGATTCCTTAGGCAAAATATTAGAGGAGAAGGAGGTATGTGCAAAGAGAAATTATCCATAGgacaaaatatattgaaaaatccaataaattatttctatcgttatttgtaaaaaaatttttgCGAAGTTTTGGAAAGGCCGAAAGAAAATATCTATTTAAGAAAAAGAGAACATACGTgaatgtatatagtttttaaaagtTTCTAAAATGTAATAGCTAAGAAATACTTCTGTATCTTCCTTAATACTTACTGAAGTAGAAACTTTCCAACCTATATtctgtacaaaataatatatcatcaCTTTCAAtagtataattttgaaaaatctttgtAAAATTTGGCAATTGTTTACTAAATGGTATTAGTTATTCAATTTGCACGGAGAATCGTCATTAAAGGCGAATGTTTGGATTGGTGAAATGAACGTATTTTAACAAAGAATCATTTTCTTCACAGACCCATGGTTTTTTATGATGGCAAGCAACATCGTGCCAGTTAACACCATCATTGTAAAATTGGTTGAGCACAGCTAAGCAATTTTCTGGTGCCCCACCTTGTTGAATAGGTTCACGATTGTCAGGTTGAGGTTTTCCAAGACTGaaaagattataattatttctaagcCTTGATTTAAAACAGAGTTAGAGATTTTTTAACCTcctgttgaatattaaattgctataaaatatattatattaattttacccGCCGCTTTCAGACCAATCATTCTGAGATCTATCAGTAGTTGGTGCTAGTTTTTGCAATTCAGCAGTCCAGAACCACCCATTAATGTGAAGAGGCTGAAGATCAGGCCTATCACAGCCTTTGAAGTCACAAAGACGACCTGATGTCCAAATGTATTTTACCTTATCTACAGACAGCAATTATCATTACTTTATCATGTACAGTATCAATGAAAcataagaaatatgaaatgttttagTACTTTGAACAATACGACTTTTGATGAACTCATTTTCAGCAGAAGTTTCCAGAGATACAAGATCCATACACCTTTGTCTACAAAAGTTTCTTCCCGCTAACCAGTCTAGTTCTTGGCCATTTGTTCTCTGATCGGCCCATGAATAGTAATAACCCTTGCCATTAAAACGTTCATGAATAATCCCTAAAACATAATACACTTGTAAATATTTAAGCTTAAATTATACATAACAGATATTacaaaatcattgaaaaaagaTCTACATTTTCTtgtttagtatttaattttcataattaaatgaactaaaCTAAATGTCCAttgagattattattaaatgatcaACTGTTTTACAATAGTTCagcaatttattaatgaatattcatcaACTCTGTTTATTTCCATAACAACCATTTCTTtggttttattcatttataattttgtataatcaaataacaaaaccagaaataaaatagatacacTGATTGCAGgatttatatataaatcattaccaatttttatatttaaacagaTAATCCTTTTTAATACTATCTAACATCTACTTTTATTTTAAGTTCAAACTggatatttgtaaattatagtGTTTACTCAAGTATTTGTAGTTCTTCATCTCTGTAAGTCATTTAATCGTGTTTGTGATAGAACCAGTAATCTACGATTCTGTGGTTAATACCTTACTTTCCCTAAACTGATTAAATACCGAAGGAACTTCCGGTATCTTTATTTACTTTCTATCGCgacaaaaattttgttttccaaGGTGAAAGTTACAAATTCAATGTCGCTTGTAATTTTAGATAGTACAGTCACGGCTTACGGATTGACATCGTATGATGTATGTTAATTACACAAACTACTTTcccagagaaagaggaagaaagttTGTCACGGTTTGTATGGCATATTCAGGGTGTCCCACCTAGCTGTATGCGGTACAAGTCGTTTTCACCGAGACTATTTTGAATATCagcaaaatttttctttcgcgtCACGTTGTCTGTCGGAACACACTCTCACggataataatacttaataataaacgcgaatttaataatactaatactaataaaaccaaagtGTATATTGGTGTAGTAATCTATTAGTCGACTAATAAATTACTGTTACACTTCGTTAATTATAACTTTAGATAATAGATGCAATATTCctgttacattataataaaGTCTCTAATAAACCAGGGAACAGCAATAATATTTCCTTGTTCCTTTAAACTTACacgaataaaatagtaaataaaaatgttatgagGTAAAACAGAAAatcctttttttatataattaattaagcaATACCACACTTTCATTCACTGTGTAGGTGAAAtcttttaatgaatgaaaattattttcttactttatatatataaaattaattttctcaatgtgAAAAATcaagatattaaaaattattttattttacacgctTTGTTTGTCCTTCTCGTAGAATTACTTAtatgtttcaattttaaaacaaattattattttagttttttttatatttttgtgatttttccttttttcacatGTATTTATCAAAGCCCAGACATATTCGCATGATATCCATTGAAACTCACGCTATAGCGTACATACAATTTCGTTTACAATCACACGCGTTGAAGTTTCCCAAAAATGAAGtagataaaatttaatttaactcgTAATGTAACTTTCGGATCTACCATAAATTTTATCGACAGTTTCACTAACGTAACAGATTCTCAAAAATAGTTGTTCAACATctcaattcctaatttctccGATGAAAACAATCATTTGCAATAATTCCTGTCGTTTTCAACACAGACATTCGTTTTTACAAAGAACTATTGTACTTACTTTGTGCACAAAGCGCAGGAATCGGTGGTTCCAAAATCCTTCCGGTAGGTTGAAATTGTGCTACCGATACAGCAACGAGCGTCCCAAGGATAATGAATCGAATCATTTTCCTTCACTACGTTTCTCtctataataacaaaaataaatgaaatattactaattaaaaattaattacaaccGTGTAAAACAAACTTCACTATTAGCATTACAATTTACAAACGAAAGTTCCAAACTCTATCCTATAacttttcaaattcagttttactagtttcgcttaatatccaatattattaaaattatatttcccttTATGTTTCTATTACATTGTTTAAACCGTTGAATGCAAGTTTCGTTTATTGGCAAAGTATCGAtggaagaatataaaaaaaataataaacgcgaCGGCATCCCGAGTATTTTGTAATGCCAAATTGACGATACTCACCTAAAGACGTTCTCCAAAGAACTGAGGCGCTTTCTTCCGAAGCAtccctatatatatatgcatattacAACGGGGACATCGTGTCAGTGCTTTTACGATAGCACGAGCATTTTCGAGGAACAACCGAATAATTTCGTTTGCCCCTTTTCATTCGAGCGTTTCTCACCTTCTCTCCACGGTTCATGGGCCTCTGTCAATAGTGaaaactattttcaattttcctgtaATGTATCCCATAAaattgctcgctcgctcgttggTATCTTTCCTAAGACTTTAAACTCCGTGGAGCACGATTCATGAAACATTGTTAAATCAAAGAGGAAttctttaaattcaatttagaatGGGTATGTAAAGACAGGAGGGCTCTGAACatcagcaataaataaatagaatattcggtaattatgtttaacacgttgacgtggCACTTcatttttaagtgaaaattagaattttgtgTATAAGCTTGTGCAATTTGTTTTCGACGTTTTCAATTGAATGTAAAAGGtactaatttatataaaatcttcggtccctaaaaaataaaaagtaaaggaGTTCCTTAAGTGAgtgatgaaattttgaaaaattgcatGGTTAGAAATTTTATGGAAGTTTTAtgacaattttatgaaaatctttggtccttaaaaaataaataaaaagtaaaggaGTTCCTTAAGTGAgtgatgaaattttgaaaaattgcatGGTTCGAAATTTGATGAgagttttatgaaaattttatgaaaatcttcGGTccctaaaaaataaaaagtaaagtaaGTTCCTTAAGTGAgtgatgaaattttgaaaaattgcatGGTTCGCAATTGTGAGTTTCGATTGTTACATTCGTTTCTTCCGTATAAATTAAAACTTAATTATACACATTTTATCGACAGCgtagaaattaaaaaagataatttcaataaaaattttctaCATTATGGAAACCACGGTTTTTAGAGttattttcactttcattttagTATGTATTTTCGTTGCTAGGAGATTTCTTTGTAATTTGCATAATTAAAACGCTACATCGAATGAAGAAATCACCAGACCCGCgtgtgtttataattttattgaattatatattatcttaCATAAAATACCAGACTTTCGCTGAAACATCCCCGCGGCTCAAAACACGCGAAACAAACGAGATAAATTTAGACGTAAAATGTAACGTTGAAGTTTACgtaattcaatataaaagtttttatgagaatattaaaaataatgtggCAAGCAAGTTTGATTAGAGAGCACGTTAAAACGCTTCATTAATGCAAGATAATTACGCAGTTAACGAACCTACGCCGCTCACGTGTTTCCTAGCACCAAAATgttctatgtaaaaataaaaaaaaaagaattgttgCTTATTATTGGCTCCATTCATATTTCCAATACACTTTTACACTGGCAATCGAGAACGTTTCGTGTACCGTTAGacacaataattttaaatggtGATGTAGGTGACCTGGAAACCCCAAAAAGTAAACTACGTCGATTGGTCGAATACGACTCGTTTGAGTCACAAGcttatcgattaattaatttgaaaacttttcgtGAAAAACACAATTTTCAAATACCTGTCAGTTTTTGGAAAACTTCGGCAAAGGAATATTCCCATGCACGTGTACGGATACTTCCAAGTATTAATTAGTGGGTTTTGGATTGGTTTGGATTGCAAAAAGTTTAAAAAGTCAAATACAACGctgcaataattataaatattttaaaaatatattgaatactttttgtCTTAACATGCAAACCTAAATTaccttacaatttttcaaataaatatggtATTGAATATCAAtgcaacaaaacaatataacgaACAATAAAATAGTCGAGAAAATTTCTgagaatacagaaaataaatttctatattttatattccgtATTTGACACTGaaaaaattatgttaataaaGAAACGTGCCCTTATTGTTCCCACATTTTATTGTGCGCATAGATTTTTTTCCATAGATGCAATAACCATAAATTCGTGTCAAATTACTTTCGAAATgttggaatttaatttctcgAAGAGGAAGAATAGAAAATACACAGGAGAATGTGGCtgggaaaatagaaaagaacaTTTATggttattgtattataatagcTCAGCCTTGCTAGTGGCGATTACCGCCGGGGGAAAGTTATTCGCGATATAAAAACAACCGCAATGTCAGAGTACCTGGTGCAATTACTGTGCCAAGATCAAATTACTCTAATAGATTGCAAATCACTTCACTGTTCATAAATTGTCGTGTTT includes:
- the LOC116429231 gene encoding L-selectin isoform X2 gives rise to the protein MSIRIIHERFNGKGYYYSWADQRTNGQELDWLAGRNFCRQRCMDLVSLETSAENEFIKSRIVQNKVKYIWTSGRLCDFKGCDRPDLQPLHINGWFWTAELQKLAPTTDRSQNDWSESGGLGKPQPDNREPIQQGGAPENCLAVLNQFYNDGVNWHDVACHHKKPWVCEENDSLLKYVHFTNPNIRL
- the LOC116429231 gene encoding L-selectin isoform X1; amino-acid sequence: MIRFIILGTLVAVSVAQFQPTGRILEPPIPALCAQRIIHERFNGKGYYYSWADQRTNGQELDWLAGRNFCRQRCMDLVSLETSAENEFIKSRIVQNKVKYIWTSGRLCDFKGCDRPDLQPLHINGWFWTAELQKLAPTTDRSQNDWSESGGLGKPQPDNREPIQQGGAPENCLAVLNQFYNDGVNWHDVACHHKKPWVCEENDSLLKYVHFTNPNIRL